The Nostoc sp. NIES-3756 DNA window GCACCGTCTGGAATTGGGTCAAGTTGAGGACGAGGTAAGGACAGATTACCAGAACGAGGAGTTTCTGGTAAGTATTCCAATAGATCCTGCAAATAGGTCTTGATATCAGCTTGAATCGAGAAGGTGTTGGCGTGGGGGTAAGCTACACCAGGCACTTCTGGATCAATATCTACATGGACAAAGCCCTTTGCTGGAATCATTGTCGGACTCCAGAAAGAAGTAGGTTCTCCTAAACGAGTTCCTAATACCAGAGTACGGGCTGGGGTTTGCTCCTCCATGTAGGTAATGACAGAAGCATCTCCACCCAAACCTGTCACACCCACAAACTGCGGATGGTCTTCAGGAAAGATACCTTTACCACGGGGTGAGCAAAACACGGCTGCGCCTGTTCTCTCTGCGAGTTGACGAATTTCTTCGGCCGCATGACGCGCCCCAAAACCAACCCAAATGGCGAAGGGTTCGGAGAATAATAACTCTGCGGATTTGGCAATCTTTTCTTTGTGAGCAGTTACCCGATAAGCAGCCACATTCAACTCTGGCCAGGATATTCCCTCAACCGGACTTGTCTGTACACCTGTAGGGATACTGATGTGGGCGACAAATCCTCCTGGTTGGGCTAAACCCAAAGCCAGTTTACGGAAAATTTGCGGTAGTTGGGCTGCTGATTCTACGGTGATAGCGTAGTTGAACAATACGCCAGGGGTGAACATGCCCCCACTGGGTAAGGTGTAGCTGCTGGTTTCTTGTATTGCCCAGCGTCCACGTTGGGGTGATGAGGTACAAGCAGACAACAGAATCACCTTTGCACCTTCACCACGGGCAGCAAACAAGCCTGTAAGGGCGTTGGTAATGCCTGGGCCAGCAGTTGTAAATACCACTGTGGGATGATTATTTGCAAAGTAAGCTTCAGCAGCAGCAAAGGCGGCTCCTGCTTCGTGACGGAAGTTCAACACTTGCAGGGCGCTATTGGATAAGGCATTCCACAGGCTAGCCATTGCGCCTCCAGCCACACCGAAGGCACTAGATACACCCAAGTTAACCAGCATCTGCACAATGGCATCGGCAACTGAGAGTGTAGGGTTAGCATCCTCGGAGAACAAAGGCTGAATTTCTATATCGTTCAACTCACGGGAATCGTGAGATAAAGATTCTACATATTGGTTGCTGTCTGTGGGTAATTCTTTGTACAGCTCACCACTCAGAATCTGAGAGTTGGAATCAGTATATTTTTGACTCATTTGGATTCACTAAATTCCAGAAAATTGCACAAGGTTCTCTAGGCTATACTTAGCCGTAGGTAAAAATTTACTGTTAAGAAACTTGTGCTTGTAATATTGACGAGGTTGGGCCAAGGCAGTAGTAGAGGTTATGTAGCAGCTTTACAGCCCAGATGAAAAAATTTTTAAAAAACAAGCGGGTACTTATGAAGACAAGATTACGGGAAATTAACACTACCTTGCAATGAAGAATCTTTTGTTTGCAGTTACCAATTCTTTCGCACTCGTCCGCATAACTACATTTTTGACAAAATCTACCAAACTTTCTGAGCATCTTGCACTATTTGTTAAGTTATGTCACATTAACTTAAGGAAACAATTCTTAACTCAAGCTTTTTAAAGCCTGGATTAAGTAAGTATTTATGCTCAACTCCCCGTAGCATTAGCAAACTTATTAGATGTAAATCGAACTTGTTGACCTAGTGCTATTGCTGAGGTAAAACTAACTTTACGAGACAAAAGCAATCAATCTAAATTGATGAGTTTGTTTTAGAGCGTAGTAATAAATTACAACACCTAAAATCTGACAATTACAACAGTAACTTTAACCTAATTTTTGCTGTGTTCCGACAAACTCCGTGTATTGTGTTTTTCCACAAATATTTTGTCAGAAGTAGATAAGTAACGTAAGTAAATTGCTTAAACAATAAAATGTATGTCTTAAGATAGATAGCTTTTTTATAGTTAGAGATAGGTGGAAGGTAATGTATTACTAACGACAGATGAATAAACTAATACATCCATATTAGATTCCTGAGTGGGTAATTTAAGAATAATTAAGGAGAGGCGTTAATGAGTAAATAATTGCCCATTAAGGCAAAATCGTTAAACTATCTGATTTAATTGAGTTTCTTACTTAAGAGGTAAATAAAAAGGAATAAGTCGAAAGAAATAGAAATTTTTCTAACTTTGCAAAGATTAAATATAAGCTTCATATAAAAAATATCAGCCCTTTTTGATTTTTGGTAAGCCATAAATGAAAATGCCAATATTTGTCAACTCAATGACTAACAATCAAAGCCGTTTTGGAGTTCTAAAGCGTAATGACTACCCAGTCAAAATTAGAATTTAAGTTCGCTCATTTTCTGATAAACAACATAGTAGAATCAGCCTTTTGTTTAGGAGAAGGCTGGCAGTTTCTCTACGTTAATGATGCAACTTGTCGGATGACTGAATATTCTCGTGAAGAGTTATTGACGATGAGTTTGCCAGATGTAGATATAGATTTCTCTTTGCGTAATTGGTCTGAAATTCAATTACAGGACTCCTGTACATTTAAAACCCGATACCGTGCTAAGAGTGGTAGGAGTTTTTTGGTAGAGACTTCGTTAACTTTTATAGAAGAACAAGGGAAAAAGTTTAGCTGTGCTTTTGTACGAGAAAAGAGTAATGAGATAGTAGATTTAAGTATAGAAAAGTGGCTCAATGAATTAAGAGATGCCAACAATAACTTGCAACAACAAGTTGCGGAATTGAAGAAAAAAGAGGTTAATTTAGAGACATCTCTATCGGTACTGAGTTCAACTCTTGAATCGACTGCGATCGGGATTGTTTCTATTAACGTTGAAGGCGATATTCTCAATTATAATCAAAAATTTGCTGAGATGTGGAAAATTCCACAGCACATAATATTGTCTAAAAAATGTCCTAGATGTAAAGCTTTTTTTGAGAGCCAAATAAAAGACCCAGAAACTTTTAATAGAATGATTTGGGAAGTCTCTAGCACATCGAATATGGAAAGTTACGATGTCTTAGAATTAAAAGATGGCAGGGTTTTCGCTCACTATTCTCAACCGCAAAGCCTTGGAGAAAAGATAATTGGGAGAGTCTGGAGTATTTGGGACATTACTAAAACTAGGCAGACAGAGGAAGCATTGCGGCTAAATGAAGCGAGGTTTCGCGCTTTAGCTGAAACTAGTGATGCTAGTACTTTCCTTATCCAAGGTACACAATTTTGTTATGTTAATCCGGCAGTAGAAGTACTGACAGGCTACTCTAGAGAAGAACTCTTAAATGGCTTTGATATTCGCCGATTAATTAAACATAGAAAAGGTCGGCAGATACGTAATTCACCTAGAGCCACTAACTTTGAGTATCAAGAAATAACTATTCTAACTAAAAATGGTGCGGAACGTTGGTTAGCTTGTGCGCTAACAGTTTTAGATAGCACTATAGATTTCCAAGGTAAATCTGTGGAGATGATTACGGCTATTGATATCACAGATTACAAACAAGCTGAAACAGAGCTTAACCAAGCTTTAGAACAAGCAAAACACCTTGGTGAATTAAGAGCAAGTTTCCTTTCGATGGTTTGCCATCAATTCCGCAATCCTTTAAATATAGTGTCTTTCTCAAATAACTTACTTAAGCGATATCTTGATGCACAAACTGAGGAGACAGTACAACCAATACTCGACCAAGTTCAACTATCTATAGAGCAACTCAACCAAATGTTAGATGATATGTTGTTCTTTGCGAGAACTGAAGCAGCAAAGCTGAAGGTTGAAGCAAGCCAATTTGAATTAGTGGAGTTTTGCAATGATTTAGTAGCACAAATGCAGATGGGCAATTTTCCCAATCTGATTCATTTTGCCAGTCAAGAATACTATCTGACAGTTTGGATGGATAAGAATATATTAAATTCTATTCTTAAGAATTTGCTCGATAATGCTGTTAAATATTCTCCCTCTGGTAGTATGGTAGAGTTAAAACTTTTCCGTAACAATGAAAAGGTAGTTTTCCAGATAAAAGATAGCGGAATTGGCATTTCTTTATTAGACCAACAACGACTATTTGAACCATTTTATCGAGGCAACAATGTTGATAATATTCCAGGTACTGGGCTGGGGCTGTCGATTGTGAAAACGCTAGTAGATTTACATAGCGGTCAGATTACTGTAGAAAGCAAGATTGGTGTAGGTACTAAATTTACTGTCATGCTGCCATACAGAATATAAATTTAATTTACTCCAGGTTATAAATGTAAAGTTTTGTTACTTAACATTTATGAAATGGAATGAAGGAACATTGCTTCAAGCTGAACGCAGAGATTGGTAAGGACTATTGATGCAAACTTCTATTTACGGAAAAACAATGCAGGAATCATCACATACAGTTCTAGTCATTGAAGACGATACAATTACTCGCAATCTCTACTTAAAGGGATTAAAAATTGAAGGGTTCGATGCAATAGGTGCTGAGAATGGTATGGTGGGTATTCAAAAAGCACAAGAGTATTTACCTGATGTAGTTGTTTGCGATATTATGATGCCGCAAATGGATGGCTACGCTGTTTTAACTGCACTCCGCCAAGATCCCCGCACTGCACCTATTCCCCTAATTTTTTTGAGTGCTAGCGATACTCGGGGAGATATTCGCAAAGGTATGGAATTAGGGGCTGATGATTATATTACTAAACCATCTACCCTAGATGAGTTACTCAAAGCGATCGCAGTTCGTTTACGCAAACAAGCATCTCTGCAAAACTGGTGCAATAATCTTCTACCTAAA harbors:
- the scyA gene encoding scytonemin biosynthesis protein ScyA (ScyA, a thiamin diphosphate-dependent enzyme, performs an acyloin condensation during scytonemin biosythesis. It joins a molecule of indole-3-pyruvate to one of para-hydroxyphenylpyruvic acid.); this translates as MSQKYTDSNSQILSGELYKELPTDSNQYVESLSHDSRELNDIEIQPLFSEDANPTLSVADAIVQMLVNLGVSSAFGVAGGAMASLWNALSNSALQVLNFRHEAGAAFAAAEAYFANNHPTVVFTTAGPGITNALTGLFAARGEGAKVILLSACTSSPQRGRWAIQETSSYTLPSGGMFTPGVLFNYAITVESAAQLPQIFRKLALGLAQPGGFVAHISIPTGVQTSPVEGISWPELNVAAYRVTAHKEKIAKSAELLFSEPFAIWVGFGARHAAEEIRQLAERTGAAVFCSPRGKGIFPEDHPQFVGVTGLGGDASVITYMEEQTPARTLVLGTRLGEPTSFWSPTMIPAKGFVHVDIDPEVPGVAYPHANTFSIQADIKTYLQDLLEYLPETPRSGNLSLPRPQLDPIPDGADYPVRPEVLMAAIQKIIVEDSDAIVLAECGNSFTWSTHCLRFNEANRYRVSTGVGAMGHAATGVVGAAQARNGKAVAIVGDGAMLMNNEISTAVKYKIPAIWIVLNDARYNMCYQGMKVLGMKGADAEIPPANFAMIARGMGADGIAVLNESDLEAALQQAIASEGPFVVDVIIDADRPAPSGGRNKSLAAQGVKSTTNGNGNGKSTTKQVSFPLV
- a CDS encoding scytonemin biosynthesis sensor histidine kinase; the protein is MTTQSKLEFKFAHFLINNIVESAFCLGEGWQFLYVNDATCRMTEYSREELLTMSLPDVDIDFSLRNWSEIQLQDSCTFKTRYRAKSGRSFLVETSLTFIEEQGKKFSCAFVREKSNEIVDLSIEKWLNELRDANNNLQQQVAELKKKEVNLETSLSVLSSTLESTAIGIVSINVEGDILNYNQKFAEMWKIPQHIILSKKCPRCKAFFESQIKDPETFNRMIWEVSSTSNMESYDVLELKDGRVFAHYSQPQSLGEKIIGRVWSIWDITKTRQTEEALRLNEARFRALAETSDASTFLIQGTQFCYVNPAVEVLTGYSREELLNGFDIRRLIKHRKGRQIRNSPRATNFEYQEITILTKNGAERWLACALTVLDSTIDFQGKSVEMITAIDITDYKQAETELNQALEQAKHLGELRASFLSMVCHQFRNPLNIVSFSNNLLKRYLDAQTEETVQPILDQVQLSIEQLNQMLDDMLFFARTEAAKLKVEASQFELVEFCNDLVAQMQMGNFPNLIHFASQEYYLTVWMDKNILNSILKNLLDNAVKYSPSGSMVELKLFRNNEKVVFQIKDSGIGISLLDQQRLFEPFYRGNNVDNIPGTGLGLSIVKTLVDLHSGQITVESKIGVGTKFTVMLPYRI
- a CDS encoding response regulator transcription factor, whose translation is MQTSIYGKTMQESSHTVLVIEDDTITRNLYLKGLKIEGFDAIGAENGMVGIQKAQEYLPDVVVCDIMMPQMDGYAVLTALRQDPRTAPIPLIFLSASDTRGDIRKGMELGADDYITKPSTLDELLKAIAVRLRKQASLQNWCNNLLPKGIKSIPTANPVPTTPTEPPSIFPAIPQLKEVFDFIEAYFHQGITLCDVAAAVGYSPAYLTNRVAKQTGDTINNWIVKRRMAEARRLLQNSDETVEQISRSLGYQHVCHFSRQFRQHNGLPPHAWRLCYKQKQELVKI